The Herpetosiphonaceae bacterium genome has a window encoding:
- a CDS encoding DJ-1/PfpI family protein, which produces MFGFGKKKDRLKKMRVAILAADGVEQGQLDAAVKKLRSAGAEIFILSLQPGKLQAFRGLKPSAKIPVDATLDEVHPASFGALFIPGGTVSAERLRQSTRVLEFVRSFDRTAKPIAVVGHGALVLVSAGVLRTRRLTAWPGIKDDVINTGAEWLDEPYALDGNLLTGRTSRDIGKFTRQIVDHFASNRSSNVITA; this is translated from the coding sequence ATGTTTGGGTTCGGCAAGAAGAAGGACCGGCTCAAAAAGATGCGGGTGGCGATTCTGGCCGCCGATGGCGTCGAGCAAGGCCAGTTGGACGCGGCGGTCAAGAAGCTGCGCAGCGCCGGGGCGGAGATCTTCATCCTCTCGCTCCAGCCCGGCAAGCTTCAAGCGTTCCGTGGGCTCAAGCCCAGCGCCAAGATCCCGGTCGACGCCACGCTCGACGAGGTGCATCCCGCATCGTTCGGCGCGCTGTTTATTCCGGGCGGCACGGTGAGCGCCGAGCGGCTGCGCCAGAGCACGCGCGTGCTGGAGTTTGTTCGCTCGTTCGATCGCACTGCCAAGCCGATCGCTGTGGTCGGACACGGCGCGCTGGTGCTGGTTTCCGCAGGAGTGCTGCGCACGCGGAGGCTCACGGCGTGGCCCGGCATCAAGGACGATGTGATCAATACCGGCGCGGAGTGGTTGGACGAGCCGTACGCGCTGGACGGCAACCTGCTCACGGGCCGTACCTCGCGCGACATCGGCAAGTTCACCAGGCAGATCGTCGATCATTTCGCCAGCAACCGCAGCAGCAACGTGATCACGGCGTAG
- the ruvA gene encoding Holliday junction branch migration protein RuvA, translating into MIASLRGNLLATGTDYAIIETGGVGFHVFVPRPVLEGLGHIGNTVQVYTYLHVREDALVLYGFASMEQRVFFETLIGVTGVGPRMALGLLSAAPLDQLQLAIASENTAILSQVPGIGKKTAARLVLELKGKLDLSKLPTTVAAATPAASAINAELQEVLTSLGYSALEAQSAVSSLPADAPPELEERLRLALRYFGGV; encoded by the coding sequence ATGATCGCATCGCTTCGCGGCAATCTGCTAGCAACCGGCACCGACTACGCCATCATCGAGACAGGCGGCGTCGGCTTTCATGTCTTCGTGCCGCGCCCGGTCCTCGAAGGGCTCGGCCACATCGGCAACACCGTCCAGGTCTACACCTATCTGCACGTGCGCGAAGATGCGCTGGTGCTCTACGGCTTCGCGTCGATGGAGCAGCGCGTCTTTTTCGAGACGCTGATCGGCGTGACCGGCGTCGGGCCGCGCATGGCGCTGGGGCTGCTCTCGGCAGCGCCGCTCGACCAGCTACAGCTTGCCATCGCCAGCGAGAATACCGCGATCTTGTCGCAGGTGCCCGGCATCGGCAAGAAGACTGCCGCGCGCCTGGTGCTGGAATTGAAGGGCAAGCTCGACCTCAGCAAGCTGCCGACGACGGTCGCGGCTGCAACACCGGCAGCCTCGGCGATCAACGCCGAGCTGCAAGAGGTGCTGACAAGCCTGGGCTACAGCGCGCTTGAGGCTCAGTCAGCCGTCTCGTCGCTGCCCGCCGACGCGCCGCCGGAGCTTGAAGAGCGGCTGCGGCTGGCGCTGCGCTACTTTGGTGGAGTATGA